The proteins below come from a single Zhouia spongiae genomic window:
- a CDS encoding efflux RND transporter permease subunit: MFSKFIKRPVLAIVISVVIVFTGLLAIKQLPISQFPQIAPTTVNVFIAYPGASADVLVKSTLIPIETSINGVQDMRYIASDATSAGEGTIRIIFEPGTDPNDAVVRVKTRIDQVMPLLPELVQREGVVITPVQPSMLMYVNLFSKEKNNDEKFLYNYAYTKIIPEIQRIKGIASAQILGSRKYAMRVWLKPDRMRAYNVSAEEILEAMDEQSIIARPGRLGRSSGKKAQSLEYVLVYEGRYNEAEDYKNIIIRANENGEILKLRDVAEVELGSEFFDIYSNLDGHPSASIVLKQTFGSNGNDVIKAVKEKLTEIKENLPPGVDYQIGYDVSNFLDASIDQVLHTLRDAFILVALVVFLFLGDWRSTVIPIIAVPVSLIGTFFIMQMFGLSINLITLFALVLAIGIVVDNAIVVVEGVHVKMEEEQLSPYKASYAVLSEIGGAVVAITLVMVSVFIPISFMTGPVGVFYRQFSITMAGAIIISAIVALTLTPVLCAMLLKNNHGKQKRKSPVDRFINWFNTQFENLTGRYVNILKLIVNRRVVTFGLLIAFCAGIFFTNQVLPAGFIPNEDQGMIYAIIQTPPGATLERTNEVAKKLQKICEETEGVASVSSLAGYEIMTEGRGSNAGTCLINLKPWSEREHNVHEIMEELEEETKDLGAVIEYFEPPAVPGFGSSGGFSMRLLDKTNGTDFHEFEKINNNFMDALKERKELTGLFTFYAANYPQYELKIDNKAAMQKGVSIGKAMENLNILIGSTYEQGFIKYGRFFKVYTQAAPEYRAMPSDLEKLYVKNEKDEMVPYSAFMKMEKKLGPNEITRYNLYNSAAIRGLPASGFTSGDAIKTIQEVAEKTLPRGYDIAWEGLSYDEASRGNESIYIFAVVLIFVYLVLAAQYESFLLPLAVILSLPVGVFGSFLLLKIMGLANDVYAQIGVIMLVGLLGKNAVLIVEFAVQKRRQGASITAAAIEGAKVRFRPILMTSFAFIAGLIPLVIATGAGAIGNRTIGGSALGGMLIGTLLGVLVIPGLYYVFAKISDGKSLIKDEVTEPVSEEFMRISEDESSLERRLRKINKLLKKLMKRTDDE, encoded by the coding sequence ATGTTTAGTAAATTTATTAAAAGACCGGTATTGGCTATTGTTATTTCAGTAGTTATTGTTTTTACGGGCTTGCTTGCCATTAAACAATTACCAATATCGCAGTTTCCACAGATAGCTCCCACAACGGTAAACGTTTTTATTGCTTACCCGGGTGCCAGTGCTGATGTACTGGTTAAATCGACCCTGATCCCAATTGAAACTTCGATAAACGGAGTTCAGGACATGAGATACATCGCATCGGATGCTACCAGTGCAGGAGAAGGCACCATCCGGATAATATTTGAGCCCGGTACCGATCCGAATGATGCTGTTGTAAGAGTTAAAACCCGGATCGATCAGGTAATGCCGCTCCTCCCTGAGTTGGTACAGCGTGAAGGGGTTGTTATTACTCCCGTACAGCCCAGTATGCTTATGTATGTGAATTTATTCAGTAAAGAAAAAAACAACGATGAAAAGTTCCTGTACAACTACGCATACACTAAAATAATCCCTGAAATACAGCGTATAAAAGGAATCGCCAGTGCTCAAATTCTTGGAAGCCGCAAATACGCAATGAGGGTGTGGTTAAAACCCGACCGTATGAGAGCCTATAATGTTTCTGCAGAAGAAATCTTAGAGGCAATGGACGAACAGAGTATTATTGCAAGACCGGGGCGTTTAGGAAGGAGCTCAGGAAAAAAAGCGCAATCGCTAGAATATGTACTGGTATATGAAGGAAGGTATAATGAAGCCGAGGATTATAAGAATATAATCATTCGGGCTAATGAAAATGGGGAAATCCTAAAATTAAGAGATGTTGCCGAAGTAGAACTCGGGAGTGAATTCTTCGATATATACTCAAATCTCGATGGCCATCCATCTGCATCCATAGTACTAAAACAGACCTTTGGAAGTAACGGTAATGATGTTATAAAGGCTGTCAAGGAAAAGCTAACAGAAATCAAAGAGAACCTACCTCCCGGCGTTGATTATCAAATCGGGTACGATGTATCTAACTTTCTCGATGCATCCATCGATCAAGTTTTGCATACGCTAAGAGATGCCTTCATTCTTGTTGCCTTAGTTGTATTCTTATTTCTGGGTGATTGGCGATCTACGGTTATTCCTATCATTGCAGTTCCGGTATCGCTGATAGGAACCTTCTTTATCATGCAAATGTTTGGTCTCTCCATCAATCTTATCACTTTATTTGCATTGGTGCTGGCCATAGGTATTGTAGTCGATAATGCCATTGTGGTAGTAGAAGGTGTCCATGTTAAAATGGAAGAAGAACAGCTTTCGCCATATAAAGCTTCCTATGCGGTATTGAGTGAAATCGGGGGTGCCGTTGTGGCTATTACGCTGGTTATGGTATCGGTTTTCATCCCTATTTCGTTTATGACCGGTCCGGTTGGAGTTTTCTACCGTCAATTTTCGATAACAATGGCCGGAGCTATAATCATATCGGCAATTGTTGCCCTTACACTTACCCCGGTACTGTGTGCAATGTTGTTAAAAAACAACCATGGAAAACAAAAAAGGAAGTCGCCTGTAGACCGATTCATTAACTGGTTTAATACCCAATTTGAAAACTTAACCGGGCGGTATGTAAACATATTAAAACTCATTGTAAACCGTAGAGTGGTTACTTTCGGTTTATTAATAGCCTTTTGTGCAGGAATATTTTTCACCAATCAGGTTTTACCCGCAGGTTTTATTCCAAATGAAGATCAGGGAATGATCTATGCCATTATTCAGACACCACCCGGAGCTACCCTTGAACGCACAAACGAAGTAGCTAAAAAACTCCAGAAAATCTGTGAAGAAACCGAAGGCGTAGCCTCCGTATCATCATTGGCCGGATATGAGATTATGACTGAAGGGCGGGGTTCTAATGCAGGTACCTGCCTTATTAACCTCAAACCCTGGTCAGAACGTGAACATAACGTTCATGAAATAATGGAAGAACTGGAAGAAGAAACAAAAGACCTCGGGGCGGTTATTGAATATTTTGAACCTCCTGCTGTCCCCGGATTTGGTTCCTCCGGAGGTTTTTCCATGCGTTTACTCGATAAAACCAATGGCACCGATTTTCATGAGTTTGAAAAGATCAACAACAATTTCATGGATGCCCTTAAAGAGCGTAAAGAGCTTACAGGGTTGTTTACTTTTTATGCGGCTAATTATCCGCAATACGAATTAAAGATCGACAACAAAGCGGCAATGCAAAAAGGGGTTTCTATCGGAAAAGCTATGGAAAACCTCAACATTTTAATCGGTAGTACATACGAACAAGGCTTTATAAAATATGGAAGGTTTTTTAAAGTATATACCCAGGCGGCACCCGAGTACAGGGCCATGCCATCAGATCTTGAAAAGCTCTACGTAAAGAATGAAAAAGATGAGATGGTTCCTTATTCAGCTTTCATGAAAATGGAAAAAAAACTGGGACCTAATGAAATTACCAGATACAACCTGTATAATTCTGCTGCCATCAGGGGCTTGCCGGCTTCCGGTTTTACAAGTGGAGATGCTATTAAGACCATACAAGAGGTTGCGGAGAAAACGTTGCCAAGAGGTTATGATATTGCCTGGGAAGGGTTATCATATGATGAGGCTTCAAGAGGAAATGAATCAATATACATCTTTGCCGTGGTTTTAATTTTTGTATACCTGGTACTTGCCGCTCAATACGAAAGTTTCTTATTACCGCTTGCTGTGATCCTATCCTTACCAGTAGGGGTATTTGGTTCTTTTTTATTACTAAAGATCATGGGGCTTGCCAACGATGTTTATGCGCAAATCGGAGTTATCATGCTCGTTGGTTTGTTAGGTAAAAACGCTGTACTGATCGTTGAATTTGCAGTTCAGAAACGAAGGCAGGGGGCTTCTATAACAGCTGCCGCAATAGAGGGTGCTAAAGTAAGGTTCAGACCTATCTTAATGACCTCATTTGCATTTATTGCAGGATTGATTCCTTTAGTTATTGCTACCGGAGCCGGAGCTATTGGAAACCGGACTATTGGAGGATCTGCACTAGGAGGAATGCTTATCGGCACCCTTTTGGGAGTATTGGTAATTCCCGGACTGTATTATGTCTTTGCAAAAATATCTGACGGCAAAAGCCTTATCAAGGATGAAGTCACAGAGCCTGTTTCTGAAGAATTTATGAGAATCAGTGAAGACGAAAGCAGTTTGGAAAGACGTCTCCGCAAAATAAATAAGCTTTTAAAAAAATTAATGAAAAGAACAGATGATGAATAG
- a CDS encoding Xaa-Pro dipeptidyl-peptidase — translation MKKRYLTIIQLSLLTMVCVGYAQKEVKSAVPVFKDGEAQIVEAFNDPGTWIRHDLWVETEFDTDGDGKLDRMHVDVTRPPQTETAGLKLPVVYITSPYFAGVASNDKRFFWDVKHELGATPKPHDHPVVQRRGKRPIISNSQINLWVPRGYVVVHSSSPGTGLSQGSPTVGGNNESLAPKAVIDWLNGRADGYTSPYGTEKVVAYWSTGKVGMTGTSYNGTLPIAAATTGVDGLEAIIPVAPNTSYYHYYRSHGLVRSPGGYLGEDIDVLYDFIHSGDESKRDYADKTVRDTEMKNGQDRVTGDYNDFWAGRDYLNEMGPFKAALFMSHGFNDWNVMPEHSYRIFKAAKEKGLPVKIYYHQNGHGGPPPFPMMNKWFTRYLHGIENGVLKEPEAWIVRENDERLKPTPYVAYPNPDAEPVTLYVSGDGTGSGSLSITRNKKAGNNKLVDDHAFSGSDLAKAEASDHRLLYVSETLKEDVHISGIPEITVKLASSKPAANLSVWLVSLPWNEGDGTKITDNIITRGWADPQNYKSLTKSSPLKPGKFYEVKFTLQPDDQLIAKGQQIGLMIFSTDKEFTLWPESGTELTIDMNGTSLVLPVVGGVRQYRKAMNK, via the coding sequence ATGAAGAAAAGGTATTTAACAATTATTCAGCTATCCTTGTTAACGATGGTTTGTGTTGGATATGCACAAAAAGAGGTTAAAAGTGCGGTTCCCGTTTTTAAAGATGGGGAAGCCCAGATAGTGGAAGCATTTAACGATCCGGGAACATGGATAAGACACGACTTGTGGGTGGAAACTGAATTTGACACCGATGGTGACGGAAAATTAGACAGAATGCACGTAGATGTTACGAGGCCGCCTCAAACTGAAACGGCAGGCTTAAAATTACCGGTAGTGTATATTACGAGTCCCTATTTTGCGGGAGTTGCATCAAACGATAAAAGATTTTTCTGGGATGTAAAGCACGAATTGGGAGCGACACCCAAGCCACACGACCACCCGGTGGTACAACGAAGAGGGAAGCGCCCGATTATTTCAAACTCACAGATCAACCTTTGGGTTCCCAGAGGATATGTGGTGGTACACTCTTCCTCTCCGGGAACCGGGCTTTCTCAGGGATCTCCTACCGTAGGAGGCAATAATGAATCGTTGGCCCCTAAAGCGGTCATAGACTGGCTAAATGGCCGTGCAGATGGATATACAAGTCCTTATGGAACAGAGAAAGTCGTCGCGTACTGGTCTACAGGTAAAGTAGGGATGACAGGAACTTCCTATAATGGTACACTGCCGATTGCAGCAGCAACGACAGGAGTAGACGGACTGGAAGCAATTATTCCTGTAGCACCGAATACTTCTTACTATCATTATTACCGTTCCCATGGTTTGGTACGTTCGCCGGGAGGATATTTAGGAGAAGACATAGATGTGCTTTATGATTTTATCCATAGCGGGGATGAATCAAAAAGGGACTATGCCGATAAGACTGTGCGGGATACTGAAATGAAGAACGGGCAAGACAGAGTTACGGGCGATTATAATGATTTCTGGGCCGGAAGGGATTATCTGAATGAGATGGGACCCTTTAAGGCAGCATTATTTATGTCGCATGGTTTTAATGACTGGAATGTAATGCCGGAACATAGTTATAGAATTTTTAAGGCTGCAAAAGAAAAAGGACTGCCCGTTAAGATTTATTATCATCAGAACGGACACGGCGGACCTCCTCCTTTCCCGATGATGAACAAGTGGTTTACCAGGTATTTACACGGTATCGAGAATGGAGTTTTGAAAGAGCCCGAAGCGTGGATCGTACGGGAAAATGATGAACGTTTGAAACCTACACCGTATGTAGCATACCCTAATCCGGATGCAGAACCTGTAACTTTGTATGTTTCCGGTGATGGTACCGGATCAGGAAGCTTAAGCATAACCCGTAACAAGAAAGCCGGAAATAATAAACTTGTTGATGATCATGCCTTCTCAGGATCTGATCTGGCTAAGGCAGAAGCATCAGATCATAGGTTGCTATATGTTTCTGAGACATTGAAAGAAGATGTGCATATTTCCGGTATTCCGGAAATTACTGTTAAACTTGCCAGTAGTAAACCAGCGGCAAATTTGTCTGTTTGGTTGGTTTCGTTACCTTGGAATGAAGGAGATGGAACCAAGATTACCGATAATATCATTACGAGGGGATGGGCAGATCCACAGAACTATAAGTCACTAACGAAAAGTTCGCCGTTAAAGCCCGGAAAATTTTATGAGGTAAAGTTTACTTTACAACCGGATGATCAGCTTATAGCTAAAGGACAACAAATAGGTTTAATGATCTTTTCGACCGATAAGGAGTTTACGCTATGGCCTGAATCAGGAACTGAACTTACGATAGATATGAACGGAACATCGCTTGTACTACCTGTTGTGGGCGGTGTAAGGCAGTATAGAAAAGCAATGAATAAGTAA
- a CDS encoding gamma carbonic anhydrase family protein translates to MIIKKINGKEPQMGTNCYIAENAVVAGDVVMGNDCSIWFNAVIRGDVHYIKMGNKVNVQDGAVIHCTYQKHPTDIGNNVSIGHNAIVHGCTIHDNVLIGMGSIVMDNCIVESNSIIAAGAVVTQNTIVESGSIYAGVPARKVKEVSPDLTKGEIQRIANNYVKYSGWYKKD, encoded by the coding sequence ATGATCATTAAGAAAATAAACGGGAAAGAGCCCCAAATGGGAACAAATTGTTATATAGCTGAAAATGCTGTTGTAGCAGGAGATGTTGTAATGGGAAATGATTGCAGTATATGGTTCAATGCTGTGATAAGAGGTGATGTACATTATATTAAAATGGGAAATAAGGTGAATGTACAGGACGGAGCGGTTATACACTGTACATATCAAAAACATCCGACCGATATAGGAAACAACGTATCCATAGGCCATAATGCCATTGTACATGGCTGTACTATACATGATAATGTACTTATTGGGATGGGAAGTATCGTTATGGATAATTGCATAGTAGAAAGTAACAGTATCATAGCGGCAGGAGCAGTAGTAACACAGAATACTATAGTAGAATCGGGGAGTATTTATGCAGGTGTACCCGCGCGGAAAGTAAAAGAAGTGAGCCCCGATCTTACCAAAGGAGAAATACAGCGAATAGCGAATAATTATGTGAAATATTCAGGGTGGTACAAAAAAGATTAA
- a CDS encoding DNA-binding response regulator: MKRKVLIIEDEAVTANILKGFLQQHHYDAYVATCPELARTLLGRHRFDVVISDINLGKGINGIDFVKQLIKGIIPVVFLTSYSDSETLKKAELSQPYAYLTKPFNDDQLLLTLNMAIVNSKKRFIHYQNNTINKHRVELTNREIEIVRLIAQGDTTDKIANTLHISPQTVGTHRKNIMYKTNANNVIELVSLAVEMNWI; this comes from the coding sequence ATGAAAAGAAAAGTATTGATAATTGAAGATGAAGCGGTAACAGCTAATATACTTAAAGGCTTTCTTCAACAGCATCATTATGATGCCTATGTAGCTACATGCCCTGAGCTGGCCAGAACGCTGCTCGGCAGACACCGGTTCGATGTAGTAATAAGTGATATCAATCTGGGAAAAGGTATCAATGGAATTGATTTTGTAAAACAACTCATCAAGGGTATAATCCCGGTAGTTTTCTTAACTTCTTATTCTGACTCTGAAACTCTGAAAAAAGCCGAATTATCTCAACCCTACGCTTACCTTACAAAACCCTTTAATGACGATCAACTATTACTAACCCTGAACATGGCCATCGTTAATTCTAAAAAAAGGTTTATCCATTACCAAAATAACACCATCAACAAGCATCGTGTTGAATTAACCAACAGAGAGATTGAAATCGTACGGCTAATAGCTCAGGGTGACACTACTGATAAAATAGCCAACACACTACATATAAGTCCGCAAACAGTTGGCACGCACCGTAAAAACATCATGTATAAGACCAATGCCAACAATGTCATAGAACTGGTATCGCTGGCTGTTGAAATGAATTGGATTTAA
- the fabD gene encoding ACP S-malonyltransferase has protein sequence MKAYIFPGQGAQFVGMGQELYQQSELAKGMFEKANEILGFSITDIMFNGTAEDLKQTKVTQPAIFLHSVILSKVLGDTFKPDMVAGHSLGEFSALVANGTLSFEDALKLVSQRALAMQKACEITPSTMAAVLGLADEVVEEVCAGIDGIVVPANYNCPSQLVISGTVKAINDACEKMKEAGAKRALVLPVGGAFHSPLMEPAREELAAAIEATVFSKPQCPIYQNVTTTAVTDPKEIKENLIAQLTAPVKWTQSVQQMMADGATLFTEVGPGKVLQGLVKKIDRGAEVASAGM, from the coding sequence ATGAAAGCATACATATTTCCAGGCCAGGGAGCCCAGTTTGTCGGGATGGGACAAGAGTTATATCAGCAGTCGGAATTAGCAAAAGGAATGTTTGAAAAAGCCAACGAGATACTTGGTTTTTCTATTACAGACATCATGTTTAACGGAACAGCTGAAGATTTAAAGCAAACAAAAGTAACACAGCCCGCTATATTTTTACACTCAGTAATTCTAAGCAAGGTTTTAGGCGATACCTTCAAGCCCGATATGGTGGCCGGGCATTCTTTAGGAGAGTTTTCAGCACTGGTAGCCAACGGAACTTTAAGTTTTGAAGATGCGTTAAAATTAGTCTCACAAAGGGCATTGGCAATGCAAAAGGCCTGTGAGATTACACCAAGCACTATGGCTGCAGTATTAGGTTTGGCAGATGAGGTAGTGGAAGAAGTATGTGCGGGAATAGACGGTATTGTTGTTCCTGCAAATTATAACTGTCCTAGCCAGTTGGTGATCTCAGGGACTGTAAAAGCAATTAATGATGCCTGCGAGAAGATGAAAGAAGCAGGTGCCAAAAGAGCTTTGGTGTTACCGGTAGGAGGAGCTTTCCATTCACCTTTAATGGAGCCCGCACGTGAAGAGCTGGCTGCTGCAATTGAGGCAACTGTTTTTAGTAAGCCGCAGTGTCCTATCTATCAAAATGTTACAACAACGGCAGTAACCGATCCGAAAGAAATAAAAGAAAACCTGATAGCCCAGCTAACAGCTCCGGTAAAATGGACTCAGAGCGTACAGCAAATGATGGCTGACGGTGCTACATTGTTTACAGAAGTAGGGCCGGGTAAGGTATTACAAGGCTTGGTTAAGAAAATAGACAGAGGTGCCGAAGTGGCTTCAGCCGGGATGTAA
- a CDS encoding formylglycine-generating enzyme family protein, whose translation MKRLFLTISLLTLFACKENKGGEVKKTIEKTTENKGVSVREKEVGTPPAGMVWVPGGSFTQGAYDSDNLALQHEKPAHPVHVDGFFIDINEVTNAQFKKFVEATGYLTIAEREIDWEEMKEQLPPGTPKPHDSMLRPGSLLFKGTTYTVRNMDDFYQWWEWKVGADWRHPRGAGSSIEGKDNYPVVHIAYEDALAYCKWAGRRLPTEAEWEYAAKGGQLNSKYSWGKDEEKLKTEANTWQGEFPKTNTSEDGFDRLAPVKSFSPNAFGLYDMAGNVWEWTQDWYNVNYYNELIVTGEVANPGGAAHAYNPRNPYAREKVIKGGSFLCNESYCASYRNSARMASTIDSGMEHLGFRTVATPEMLK comes from the coding sequence ATGAAGAGGCTTTTTCTTACAATTTCTTTATTGACCCTATTTGCTTGCAAAGAAAATAAGGGTGGAGAGGTTAAAAAAACAATTGAAAAAACTACTGAAAACAAGGGAGTTAGTGTTCGGGAGAAAGAGGTTGGAACACCTCCGGCAGGTATGGTATGGGTTCCCGGGGGTTCCTTTACACAGGGAGCATATGACAGCGATAATCTGGCACTCCAACACGAAAAGCCGGCTCATCCGGTACATGTAGACGGTTTTTTTATCGATATAAATGAAGTAACAAACGCACAGTTTAAAAAATTTGTTGAAGCAACAGGTTACCTGACAATAGCAGAAAGAGAAATTGACTGGGAAGAAATGAAAGAACAATTGCCACCCGGGACTCCCAAACCACATGATTCAATGTTACGCCCCGGTTCTTTGCTGTTTAAAGGAACAACATATACCGTGAGAAATATGGATGATTTTTATCAGTGGTGGGAGTGGAAAGTCGGAGCTGATTGGCGCCATCCTAGAGGTGCAGGAAGCTCAATAGAGGGTAAAGATAATTACCCGGTTGTACATATCGCCTACGAAGACGCATTGGCTTATTGTAAATGGGCTGGAAGGCGCTTGCCAACGGAAGCAGAATGGGAGTATGCTGCCAAAGGAGGGCAACTGAACAGTAAGTATAGCTGGGGTAAGGATGAAGAGAAGTTAAAGACAGAAGCTAATACATGGCAAGGAGAATTTCCTAAAACAAATACGAGTGAAGATGGCTTCGACAGACTGGCTCCGGTAAAGAGCTTTTCGCCCAATGCATTTGGACTATACGATATGGCGGGAAATGTATGGGAATGGACACAAGACTGGTATAATGTGAATTACTATAATGAACTGATCGTTACGGGCGAAGTCGCCAACCCCGGGGGCGCAGCACATGCGTATAACCCCAGAAATCCTTATGCAAGGGAAAAGGTAATCAAAGGGGGATCGTTTTTGTGTAACGAATCCTACTGCGCCAGTTACCGCAATAGTGCCCGTATGGCGAGTACTATAGACTCAGGGATGGAGCATCTTGGCTTTAGAACTGTTGCTACCCCCGAAATGCTCAAATAG
- a CDS encoding efflux RND transporter periplasmic adaptor subunit, giving the protein MRKSLMLLALGTLLYHTSCTSKKESSKPEASTFLVTNPVKSDTTITENYVCQIHSIQHIELRAQEKGYVQKIFVDEGQFVKKGQLLFQIMPNLYEAEKQKAQADANFAKIEYENTKILADSNVVAANELAMARAQYEKAKAELSLASVHLQFTEIRAPFDGILNRFHVRQGSYVEEGELLSNLSDNTKMWVYYNVPEAEYLDYKTKSENEKKSEVELVMANNQTFKYPGVVETIAADFNHETGNIPFRATFPNPDGLLRHGETGNVVMKVPYKDAIIIPQKATFEILDKKYVFVIDKNDQVIQKEISLKAELPHLFIVDNGLSTDDKILLEGIRMVKDGEKIHYEVENPHQVIKNLDMYAE; this is encoded by the coding sequence ATGAGGAAATCACTCATGCTATTAGCTTTAGGTACTCTGTTGTACCACACCAGCTGTACATCAAAAAAAGAAAGCTCTAAACCCGAAGCATCTACTTTTCTGGTTACCAACCCGGTAAAATCAGACACTACTATTACCGAAAATTATGTATGTCAAATCCATTCCATACAGCATATCGAATTACGAGCTCAGGAAAAAGGCTATGTGCAAAAAATATTTGTCGATGAAGGACAATTTGTAAAAAAAGGACAACTCTTGTTTCAAATTATGCCAAACTTATATGAAGCAGAAAAGCAAAAGGCACAGGCAGATGCCAATTTTGCGAAGATCGAATACGAGAACACAAAAATCCTTGCAGATAGCAATGTTGTGGCTGCAAATGAATTAGCTATGGCCAGGGCTCAATACGAAAAAGCCAAGGCTGAGTTATCATTAGCCAGCGTACATCTACAATTTACTGAGATCAGGGCACCTTTCGATGGTATCCTGAATCGTTTTCATGTACGTCAAGGAAGTTATGTTGAGGAAGGAGAGCTGCTCAGTAACTTATCAGATAATACTAAAATGTGGGTATACTACAATGTTCCTGAAGCAGAATATTTGGATTATAAAACTAAAAGTGAGAACGAGAAAAAATCTGAGGTCGAACTGGTGATGGCAAATAATCAAACCTTCAAATATCCCGGAGTAGTAGAAACGATAGCAGCAGATTTCAATCACGAGACAGGTAATATTCCTTTCAGAGCAACATTCCCAAATCCGGACGGGCTGCTGAGGCATGGTGAAACCGGAAACGTTGTTATGAAAGTTCCGTATAAGGACGCGATCATTATTCCACAGAAAGCGACTTTTGAAATATTAGATAAAAAATATGTTTTCGTTATCGATAAAAACGATCAGGTAATACAAAAAGAAATTTCTCTGAAAGCCGAATTACCACATCTGTTTATTGTCGACAATGGCTTGTCTACCGACGATAAAATCTTATTGGAAGGTATTCGAATGGTGAAAGACGGAGAAAAAATACATTACGAAGTTGAAAACCCACACCAGGTTATAAAAAACCTTGACATGTACGCAGAGTAA
- a CDS encoding TolC family protein produces the protein MMNSINIAPYKKWGIICVIAISSLYSCVPALESVQENRAIPEQYENKTDDTTNTALLSWKEYFKDPYLASLIETALNNNQELNIMLQEIKISKSEVKEKKGEYLPFIDLKAGVGVDKVARYTSRGASEATTDIKPGREMPEPLPDFFVGLQAQWELDIWKKLRNAKKSALLRYFSSVEGKNFMTTNLIAEIANSYYELLALDNQLAIVTQNVEIQSNALKIVKLQKKAAKATELAVRKFEAEVLSTKSLQYTIQQAITETENKINFLTGSFPKHIERDASQFSIIEPNTIVAGVPSQLLQNRPDIKKAELELEASKLDIKVAKARFYPSFDIVAGIGFQAFDTSYLLKSPESLLYNIAGDLTAPLINRNAIKAAYKNANARQIQAVYNYEQTILNAYIEVANQLSNMNNLDKSYKLKTKEVDTLNESIRISNVLFKSARADYMEVLLTQRDALEAKFELIETKMQQMNASVNMYKVLGGGWH, from the coding sequence ATGATGAATAGTATAAACATAGCACCTTATAAAAAATGGGGGATCATATGCGTAATCGCCATAAGTTCACTCTATTCCTGTGTACCTGCTTTAGAATCCGTTCAAGAGAATAGAGCCATCCCGGAACAATATGAAAACAAAACGGATGATACTACCAATACAGCGCTATTAAGTTGGAAAGAGTATTTTAAAGATCCATACTTAGCATCACTGATTGAAACAGCACTAAATAACAATCAGGAATTAAATATAATGCTTCAGGAAATTAAAATTTCAAAAAGTGAAGTCAAAGAAAAAAAAGGTGAATACCTGCCATTTATCGATTTAAAAGCCGGAGTCGGAGTCGATAAAGTTGCACGATATACCAGTCGTGGTGCCAGCGAAGCTACTACTGATATTAAACCGGGAAGAGAAATGCCTGAACCTTTACCTGACTTTTTTGTAGGACTTCAGGCCCAATGGGAACTTGATATCTGGAAAAAACTACGGAATGCAAAAAAGTCAGCTCTCCTCAGGTATTTCTCTTCAGTAGAGGGCAAAAATTTCATGACAACCAACCTGATTGCAGAAATTGCCAATTCTTATTACGAATTATTAGCATTAGATAATCAATTAGCAATCGTTACACAAAATGTAGAGATACAAAGCAATGCCTTAAAAATTGTAAAGCTTCAAAAAAAGGCGGCAAAGGCAACAGAGCTTGCTGTTCGAAAATTTGAGGCAGAGGTGTTAAGTACTAAAAGTTTGCAATATACCATTCAGCAAGCAATTACTGAAACGGAAAATAAAATAAACTTTTTAACCGGAAGTTTTCCAAAACATATCGAACGAGATGCATCTCAATTTTCTATTATTGAACCAAATACTATTGTTGCCGGAGTCCCTTCTCAACTCTTACAGAATCGTCCTGACATAAAGAAGGCTGAACTGGAGTTGGAAGCATCAAAATTAGATATTAAAGTAGCCAAAGCCAGATTTTACCCTTCTTTTGATATTGTAGCGGGCATAGGTTTTCAGGCATTTGACACATCGTACTTATTAAAAAGCCCCGAATCGTTACTTTATAATATAGCCGGTGATCTTACCGCTCCGCTAATTAATCGAAATGCCATAAAAGCTGCTTATAAAAATGCAAATGCCAGACAAATACAGGCTGTATACAATTATGAGCAAACCATTTTGAACGCATATATCGAAGTTGCGAACCAATTGTCTAATATGAATAATCTGGATAAAAGTTACAAGCTCAAGACTAAAGAAGTGGATACGTTAAATGAATCAATTCGAATATCAAACGTATTATTTAAATCGGCCAGAGCAGATTATATGGAGGTCTTGCTCACACAACGAGATGCATTGGAGGCTAAATTTGAATTAATTGAAACAAAAATGCAGCAAATGAATGCCAGTGTAAATATGTATAAGGTTCTCGGAGGAGGTTGGCACTAA